One stretch of Prunus persica cultivar Lovell chromosome G1, Prunus_persica_NCBIv2, whole genome shotgun sequence DNA includes these proteins:
- the LOC18793755 gene encoding protein PLANT CADMIUM RESISTANCE 7 — protein MNVDYGHHPQQWSGGLCNCGENFCTCCLTCCLPCITFGRIAEIVDEGRSSCLSHGLLYGLLLTINFQWVYSCMYRKRLREKFGLPEEPCGDCCVHFFCEPCALCQEHAELKSRGFDPSKGWTGAPTAAPQVPPSMTK, from the exons atGAACGTTGATTATGGTCATCACCCTCAGCAGTGGTCGGGTGGTCTTTGTAACTGTGGAGAAAATTTTTGTACAT GTTGCCTCACATGCTGTCTCCCATGCATCACCTTCGGCCGAATCGCAGAAATTGTCGACGAAGGACGAAGTT cttGCCTTTCCCATGGCCTACTGTACGGGTTGTTGCTCACGATTAATTTCCAGTGGGTCTACTCATGCATGTATAGAAAGAGATTGCGCGAAAAATTTGGTCTGCCGGAAGAGCCTTGTGGTGATTGTTGTGTTCATTTCTTCTGTGAACCGTGTGCCCTCTGCCAAGAACATGCTGAGCTCAAATCTAGAGGCTTCGACCCCTCCAAAG GTTGGACTGGGGCACCAACTGCTGCTCCACAGGTGCCTCCTTCCATGACCAAATGA